The Medicago truncatula cultivar Jemalong A17 chromosome 4, MtrunA17r5.0-ANR, whole genome shotgun sequence genome includes a region encoding these proteins:
- the LOC25480367 gene encoding expansin-B3 has protein sequence MHLQFSFYLRLFCFGIAMKLAMLPAATAVGQLQHHTLDLHWYPGTATWYGDPEGDGSTGGACGYGTLVDVKPLRARVGAVGPVLFMKGEGCGACYKVKCLDNSICSRRAVTVIITDECPGCPTDTTHFDLSGAAFGHMAISGENGQLRNRGQIPVIYRRTPCKYPGKKIAFHVNEGSTPFWLSLLVEFEDAEGDIGTMHIRENGSSEWLQMNHLWGANWCIIGGPLRGPFSVKLSSSTGRTLSARDVVPSNWVPKATYTSRLNFYH, from the exons ATGCACCTCCAATTTAGCTTCTATCTAAGGCTTTTCTGCTTCGGCATAGCCATGAAGCTCGCCATGCTTCCGGCTGCCACTGCCGTTGGGCAACTTCAGCATCATACTCTCGACTTACATTGGTATCCCGGTACCGCCACTTGGTACGGTGACCCCGAAGGAGACGGCAGTACTG GGGGAGCTTGTGGGTATGGAACATTGGTGGACGTGAAGCCATTGAGAGCGAGGGTAGGGGCAGTGGGACCAGTGCTGTTTATGAAAGGGGAAGGATGTGGTGCTTGCTATAAAGTGAAGTGTTTAGACAATAGCATATGTTCAAGGAGAGCAGTTACTGTGATAATCACTGATGAGTGCCCTGGCTGCCCAACTGACACCACCCATTTTGACCTCAGCGGTGCTGCTTTTGGACATATGGCTATCTCCGGTGAGAACGGTCAACTCAGAAACCGCGGTCAAATCCCTGTCATTTACCGAAG AACTCCGTGTAAATATccaggaaaaaaaattgcatttcatgTTAATGAAGGTTCCACACCATTTTGGTTATCACTTCTGGTTGAATTTGAAGATGCAGAGGGAGATATTGGCACTATGCATATACGAGAA AATGGTTCTAGTGAGTGGCTACAAATGAATCATCTGTGGGGTGCAAATTGGTGCATTATTGGGGGACCTTTAAGGGGACCATTCTCTGTCAAACTCAGCTCTTCCACCGGTAGAACCCTATCAGCTAGAGATGTTGTTCCTAGCAATTGGGTTCCAAAGGCCACTTACACTTCTCGCCTAAATTTCTACCACTAA